In a single window of the Gadus chalcogrammus isolate NIFS_2021 chromosome 20, NIFS_Gcha_1.0, whole genome shotgun sequence genome:
- the LOC130373376 gene encoding chondroitin sulfate synthase 2-like, whose amino-acid sequence MRFSMLVSFLRPIGPVVIGISLGFTLSLLSVSWVDESCNFEGKDSEDVSFPPDGTLKGARKPSSISTNNDVDSEDDFEPRIVPYKQVQESSNKKLFRAKYISSELGMRERLFVGVLTSKVTLNTLAVAVNHTIGHHLDHVVFFTGTHQRKVPHGMAVVTHGDERPVWNMYQTLRHVVDHALEGYDWFYLVQDDAYTQADRVKALVEHLSIERRLYMGAPQEFIGDGERAEGSYCAGGFGYLLSRTLLLRLQPFLENCRNDILSSRPDEWLGRCIVDYTGTGCVGEHEGLEYSHYKLDKNSDPYQEGNEQCKNALTVHPVSDPEQMYRLHRHFTELELQRTYNEIAKLQEEIKNVSVVAFDGNRTSQWPVGITPPFDPKSRFEVLRWEYFTEEHIFSCADGAPKCELRGVDRADVADVISVALDRLNDKYKPVLRLTKQQLINGYRRFDPTRGMEYTLDLQLEAVNQKGHSRSLAKRVHLVRPLSHIEIIPMPYVTEATRVHVIIPLTLQDRGHVDRFLEGFAAGAFETSENAVLTFLFIYDPLEAQQVSQNDIFAGVKAQIAVYERKYPAVKIPWISVKTETPSQLKFMDIISKKHPVDTLFFLAEVNTNVNTEFLNRCRMNSINNWQVFFPVHFQDFHPAVASPDRRATAQANGAPGNLAREEGRFDHGAFDEACFYNADYMATRARMSADVQENEELLESLDVYDMFVKYSLLHVFRALEPALRQRHREQPCNPRLSEDIYHRCLQSSLEGLGSRSQLAMLLFEQEHGNST is encoded by the exons ATGCGATTTTCAATGCTGGTGTCATTCCTTAGGCCCATCGGGCCGGTGGTTATAGGCATCTCTTTAGGCTTTACCTTGAGTTTGTTGAGCGTCAGTTGGGTGGACGAATCGTGTAATTTCGAAGGTAAAGACAGTGAAGATGTTAGTTTCCCTCCAGATGGTACACTGAAAGGTGCCCGCAAACCTAGTTCGATATCGACAAACAACGATGTGGACTCGGAGGACGATTTTGAGCCAAGGATCGTCCCATATAAACAAGTTCAAGAAAGTTCTAACAAGAAACTTTTTAG AGCCAAGTACATCAGCTCGGAGCTGGGCATGCGAGAGCGTCTGTTCGTGGGCGTGCTGACCTCCAAGGTCACCCTCAACACCCTGGCCGTGGCGGTCAACCACACCATCGGCCACCACCTGGACCACGTGGTGTTCTTCACCGGCACGCACCAGCGCAAGGTGCCGCACGGCATGGCGGTGGTGACTCACGGCGACGAGCGTCCCGTCTGGAACATGTACCAGACGCTCCGCCACGTGGTGGACCACGCGCTGGAGGGCTACGACTGGTTCTACCTGGTGCAGGACGACGCCTACACCCAGGCGGACCGCGTCAAGGCCCTGGTGGAGCACCTGAGCATCGAGCGCCGGCTCTACATGGGCGCGCCCCAGGAGTTCATCGGCGACGGGGAGAGAGCGGAGGGCAGCTACTGCGCGGGGGGCTTCGGGTACCTGCTGTCCCGCACGCTGCTCCTGCGGCTGCAGCCCTTCCTGGAGAACTGCCGCAACGACATCCTGAGCTCCAGGCCCGACGAGTGGCTGGGGCGCTGCATCGTGGACTACACCGGGACCGGCTGCGTGGGCGAGCACGAG ggaTTGGAATACTCACATTACAAGTTGGACAAGAACTCAGATCCATACCAAGAGGGTAACGAGCAGTGCAAGAACGCCCTGACCGTCCACCCGGTGTCCGACCCAGAGCAGATGTACCGCCTGCACAGGCACTTCACCGAGCTTGAGCTGCAGAGGACCTACAACGAGATCGCTAAGCTGCAG GAAGAGATAAAGAACGTGAGTGTGGTGGCCTTTGACGGAAACCGCACTTCTCAGTGGCCGGTCGGGATCACTCCGCCCTTCGACCCCAAGAGCCGCTTCGAGGTCCTGCGTTGGGAGTACTTCACCGAGGAGCACATCTTCTCGTGCGCGGACGGCGCCCCCAAGTGTGAGCTGCGGGGCGTCGACCGCGCCGACGTGGCGGACGTCATCAGCGTGGCCCTGGACCGGCTCAACGACAAGTACAAGCCCGTCCTGCGGCTGACGAAGCAGCAGCTGATCAACGGCTACCGGCGCTTCGACCCCACCCGGGGCATGGAGTACACCCTGGACCTGCAGCTGGAGGCGGTCAACCAGAAGGGCCACAGCCGCTCGCTGGCCAAGCGGGTGCACCTGGTGCGGCCCCTGAGCCACATCGAGATCATCCCCATGCCTTACGTCACAGAGGCCACCCGGGTGCACGTCATCATCCCGCTGACGCTGCAGGACCGCGGCCACGTCGACCGCTTCCTGGAGGGCTTCGCCGCAGGCGCCTTCGAGACCAGCGAGAACGCCGTGCTGACCTTCCTGTTCATCTACGACCCTCTGGAGGCGCAGCAGGTCAGCCAGAACGACATCTTCGCCGGCGTCAAGGCGCAGATCGCCGTCTACGAGCGCAAGTACCCCGCCGTCAAGATCCCGTGGATCAGCGTGAAGACGGAGACGCCGTCCCAGCTCAAGTTCATGGACATCATCTCCAAGAAGCACCCGGTGGACACGCTGTTCTTCCTGGCCGAGGTCAACACCAACGTCAACACGGAGTTCCTGAACCGCTGCCGCATGAACTCCATCAACAACTGGCAGGTGTTCTTCCCCGTCCACTTCCAGGACTTCCACCCGGCCGTGGCCAGCCCAGACCGGCGGGCGACGGCCCAGGCCAACGGCGCGCCGGGCAACCTGGCGAGGGAGGAGGGCCGCTTCGACCACGGCGCCTTCGACGAGGCGTGCTTCTACAACGCCGACTACATGGCCACGCGCGCCCGCATGTCGGCCGACGTCCAGGAGAACGAGGAGCTGCTGGAGTCGCTGGACGTCTACGACATGTTCGTCAAGTACTCGTTGCTGCACGTGTTCCGGGCGCTGGAGCCGGCGCTGCGGCAGCGGCACCGCGAGCAGCCGTGCAACCCGCGCCTCAGCGAGGACATCTACCACCGCTGCCTGCAGAGCAGCCTGGAGGGGCTGGGCTCCCGTTCGCAGCTCGCCATGCTGCTCTTTGAGCAGGAGCACGGGAACAGCACTTGA